A genome region from Pyrenophora tritici-repentis strain M4 chromosome 9, whole genome shotgun sequence includes the following:
- a CDS encoding DNA-pol-phi domain containing protein, translated as MPVAKEQVGDVPEGLVPAIKLEPPPGFEQDEWEQLTDGFACEADEIDGILDQRGSGGSRKGRPINLSVPYTGSLSGSARAIAQRERKALFDKEEKVLESVRTADRSAKYQLKKSLLQQPKYKLANSARQAKLLEKEWDILSEKRFTQKKSAEWLETNLTHVHRKWDAITKQVDMRKHEITIAKVLSKDDKPTHDISGRGIARIYGSGGVLQKILRKTYQEGLAKLNNNDFESKEAKREFEKFVEELTPDEMKVVTDNDWQQREPPSILDLLGDADIELEGDKPYVKGDDSDECEEEVDYDSDLEEHFNSLEDEYEDDDQWAAVQKQAALEESEESEDSEFEGFPDSDAASESDN; from the exons atgcctgtcgcgaaagagcaagtcggcgacgtacctgaaggcctagttccagccatcaaactTGAACCTCCGCCTGGGTTCGAACAAGATGAGTGGGAGCAGCTTACCGAT GGATTTGCGTGTGAAGCTGACGAGATTGACGGTATCTTAGATCAAAGAGGTAGTGGGGGTTCacgaaaaggccgacctaTCAATTTGAGCGTCCCCTATACTGGCTCTCTGAGTGGTAGCGCCCGTGCTATTGCTCAACGTGAACGCAAAGCTCTTTTCgataaagaggagaaggtacTTGAAAGCGTTAGAACAGCCGACCGCTCCGCGAAGTACCAACTGAAGAAATCGCTTTTGCAACAGCCTAAGTATAAATTAGCAAATAGTGCTAGACAGGCTAAGCTGCTAGAGAAAGAGTGGGATATACTTTCAGAGAAGCGGTTTACCCAGAAAAAGTCTG CTGAATGGCTAGAGACAAACCTAACTCATGTGCATCGTAAATGGGATGCGATCACTAAGCAGGTGGATATGAGAAAACACGAGATCACGATTGCGAAAGTGCTTAGCAAAGATGACAAGCCCACCCATGACATTAGTGGTAGAGGAATAGCAAGAATTTACGGCTCAGGTGGTGTTTTGCAAAAGATTCTTCGAAAGACCTATCAAGAAGGATTAGCAAAGCTTAACAACAACGACTTTGAGAGCAAGGAGGCTAAGAGAGAGTTTGAGAAGTTCGTGGAGGAACTTACACCTGATGAGATGAAAGTCGTAACTGATAATGACTGGCA GCAACGGGAGCCACCTAGCATTCTCGACTTACTTGGTGACGCTGATATTGAGCTGGAGGGTGATAAGCCGTACGTTAAAGGTGACGATAGCGATGAGTGTGAAGAAGAGGTTGACTATGACTCTGATCTTGAGGAGCATTTCAATTCACTTGAAGACGAGTACGAGGATGACGACCAGTGGGCTGCTGTACAGAAGCAGGCAGCGCTTGAGGAGTCTGAGGAATCTGAGGACTCTGAGTTTGAGGGGTTTCCGGATTCTGATGCCGCTTCTGAGTCTGATAATTAG
- a CDS encoding HHT1, Histones H3 and H4, whose protein sequence is MARTKPRPKVTGKAGRGGPDGKTVTGGKPAQKALASKARRQVAGKSTRKAPVAVKKKRKFKAGTVALREIKRYQRGFGLLLRKLPFSRVVREFAQVHKADIRFQRSAIEALQEATEAFLVGYFEDCNINAIHAKRVTIQEKDSQLARRYFARELLAFL, encoded by the exons ATGGCAAGGACAAAACCACGGCCTAAGGTCACCGGTAAAGCCGGCCGGGGTGGTCCTGATGGCAAGACAGTTACTGGCGGCAAGCCGGCTCAGAAGGCCCTTGCTAGTAAGGCTAGACGTCAAGTAGCAGGAAAGTCTACGCGAAAGGCACCTGTAGCTgttaagaagaagcgcaagtttaAGGCCGGCA CTGTCGCATTACGGGAAATCAAGAGATACCAGAGAGGTTTTGGACTACTCTTGCGAAAACTCCCCTTTTCCCGCGTAGTGCGCGAATTTGCACAGGTGCACAAGGCCGATATCCGCTTTCAACGATCTGCAATCGAAGCTCTTCAGGAAGCTACAGAAGCTTTCTTAGTTGGTTATTTTGAGG ACTGCAACATCAATGCTATTCACGCAAAGAGGGTTACTATTCAAGAGAAGGATTCTCAATTGGCTAGGCGCTACTTTGCGCGCGAGTTACTAGCTTTTCTCTAG
- a CDS encoding putative transposon polyprotein integrase, with amino-acid sequence MPITDGKSHRQWLFTLDSRAVLGQQLVSWCKAMKGKGFTITIYTDNAREFINASNKQYFDTVGIEVVTSPPYDATRNGVAERANGITEDRTRGALIAAN; translated from the coding sequence ATGCCTATCACAGATGGCAAGTCACACCGACAGTGGCTATTCACATTAGACAGCCGCGCTGTACTAGGCCAGCAGCTTGTTAGTTGgtgcaaagctatgaaggGCAAAGGCTTTACTATCACTATCTATACCGACAACGCTCGCGAGTTTATTAACGCCAGCAACAAGCAGTACTTTGATACCGTGGGTATCGAGGTAGTTACATCACCACCATATGATGCCACTCGCAATGGTGTTGCAGAGCGCGCCAACGGTATCACAGAGGATCGAACTCGCGGAGCTCTTATTGCAGCCAACTAG
- a CDS encoding DUF4045 multi-domain protein: MNRWLNRKKDGAADDAAAAKKSKKSKKGQEEPKPEFDLNAVLPKADDFRTSLIMPGLSTRFSMLREQDDPSSVIGKASDDSVLQPKRQSRLHEFGFVPGGLSDIAEVSSLNGSIRRPFANERTNSFDSSQTDDGAGSVMTRARPGEGNILFGGRQKIYMISNTNSKGTGRTLYDDDVNMSAYQRLRQEEKERLRQQAEDDEERRSEPSSPTELSRKRETSSSTNSGTVDARTSTTATSIASQGANSVSVTSPTFSPTMSSPDLSRNTTKRRLYDNGLDQQIQDQQSSAMSRLNSIQRARAPTGRSTPPIGQARSATNLNDRFARGPGFRSDSPNALGYPGISRNNSVESSPVLNRAQSPALTSPVISESDEAYTLNAALQPNDRGKATAMGAFNKPKEAFSEEQYAERLRHLQQDREVRETPTTQLQKSPSQKPSLRERAEQQRRKRAESDAKSRERSESPAGHQPASSAFSRFQTAASQMRTTGPGTPTSPPTPPPTQKLPAVPSHGRQSPDDDSKSTFLASPDDSDDEEERVRPPIPTRRYENLPVATGPAPSMFEHPAFRSRTTSDEEVHRSDPAVYSPLSPQDSAHANDSRKPSGMDVDSPTLGPDTGGLSGMIRQHLRNVSNVSSNYGEPGPPVMSPPVTGPPMGLAIQTQNYGLQRRQPGSDSATPAPSTHSHSNPWDLDDIDNPYRDEHGSMTSTSPSDGPRSNPLIMSATEPKSNDSWDLTPRRNHERIASNETEAEHEAFQRDLAQRQRLIQENLRAKAEGRSLSPAPGPSGGLKNALNMLRAKSSRESFATVDVSSKSVRKLALGGASGNVSSISLAGQNGGDVAGLRSKPSRLLQQSEQDAQREHEYRQRSGTDSNRTGRPTGRSGPMSTRSSTRERSSSGTSSGRSRSRTDQYRDDLDQAMTEGSRGAYPANTLPSVSGYSAHSTPPLPTERPSLDSQGRMRSRSNSKTTAANYFESKHLQPIQTNGGAGQNSRSPLQGKFSPGLPVSPRPSPGGFNMSGNGQPQSTSPMPPFSANDTPPVSTPTTPSSTAFNPKTVQPFNKQGPLRKKSVVKSEIGEPVFISTTSVIDTINLPPGASLKNGAEVNAPPVPPINPMRRRFGFGRGEAQSPSSPSPYDPAVQHGMEGLRAPYSEAFRSESSDAVHQAAPKSRLRKTSSEGKSLRGDGPSQSGPSPAMPQNGFTERNNSPPRAINGQPLVQQPMEGGMF; this comes from the coding sequence ATGAACCGCTGGCTGAACAGGAAAAAAGATGGCGCCGCCGACGATGCGGCTGCCGCaaagaagagcaagaagagcaagaaggGGCAAGAGGAGCCCAAACCTGAGTTCGACCTCAATGCCGTCCTCCCCAAAGCAGACGACTTCAGGACGAGCTTGATCATGCCTGGGCTTTCAACACGCTTCAGCATGTTAAGAGAGCAAGACGACCCCTCTTCCGTAATTGGCAAGGCCAGCGACGACAGCGTGCTCCAACCGAAACGGCAATCGCGTCTCCACGAGTTCGGCTTCGTTCCCGGTGGTCTCTCCGACATTGCCGAAGTCTCCTCGCTCAATGGCTCCATACGACGACCCTTTGCAAACGAGCGAACAAACTCCTTCGACAGCAGCCAGACCGATGATGGCGCAGGTAGCGTCATGACGCGAGCGAGACCTGGTGAGGGCAACATCTTGTTTGGTGGGCGGCAGAAAATCTACATGATTTCAAACACAAACAGCAAGGGCACTGGGCGAACACTCTACGACGACGATGTCAACATGTCAGCCTACCAACGTCTGCGCCAGGAAGAAAAGGAGAGGCTGAGGCAACAAgccgaagacgacgaggaaCGCCGTTCCGAGCCCTCGAGTCCTACCGAGCTCAGTCGTAAGAGAGAGACTTCATCATCCACAAACTCAGGCACCGTCGATGCACGCACATCTACCACCGCCACCTCGATAGCTTCCCAAGGCGCCAACTCAGTAAGCGTGACATCGCCTACCTTTTCCCCAACCATGTCATCTCCGGATCTGAGCCGAAACACCACCAAACGGAGATTATACGACAACGGACTGGACCAGCAAATTCAAGACCAACAGTCCTCGGCCATGAGCAGACTCAACTCTATACAACGAGCCCGAGCACCAACAGGACGATCCACGCCACCCATCGGTCAGGCACGGTCAGCAACCAACCTCAACGACCGTTTTGCCCGTGGCCCCGGATTCCGATCAGACAGCCCAAACGCCCTTGGCTACCCTGGAATCAGTAGAAACAACTCTGTAGAGTCTAGCCCAGTTCTTAATCGTGCACAATCACCAGCCCTGACAAGCCCTGTCATCAGTGAAAGCGACGAGGCGTATACACTAAACGCTGCCCTCCAGCCCAACGATCGAGGCAAGGCCACTGCTATGGGGGCTTTCAACAAGCCCAAGGAAGCATTCAGTGAAGAGCAATATGCCGAGCGTCTACGTCACTTGCAACAGGACCGTGAGGTGCGCGAAACGCCCACAACTCAGCTTCAGAAATCACCATCTCAGAAACCTTCACTGAGGGAACGTGCAGAACAACAAAGACGGAAGCGAGCTGAAAGTGACGCCAAATCACGAGAACGGTCGGAATCGCCTGCTGGGCACCAGCCGGCATCCTCTGCTTTCTCAAGATTCCAAACTGCTGCTAGTCAAATGAGGACCACAGGCCCAGGGACGCCAACATCACCACCAACACCGCCTCCAACGCAGAAATTGCCTGCAGTTCCATCTCATGGCAGACAATCCCCGGATGACGACAGTAAATCAACCTTCTTGGCCTCGCCAGATGACAGTGACGATGAGGAAGAAAGGGTTAGGCCACCGATCCCTACCCGGAGATATGAGAACCTTCCAGTAGCAACTGGACCCGCGCCTTCCATGTTCGAACACCCTGCTTTCCGCTCCCGGACGACGTCAGATGAAGAGGTGCATCGAAGTGATCCTGCTGTTTACAGTCCATTGTCACCTCAAGATTCAGCTCATGCCAATGATTCACGGAAACCGAGCGGTATGGATGTAGATTCCCCCACCCTTGGTCCCGACACCGGCGGACTTAGTGGCATGATTCGACAGCACTTGCGCAATGTTAGCAATGTCTCATCAAACTACGGGGAACCAGGACCACCTGTCATGAGTCCACCCGTCACGGGTCCGCCCATGGGTCTTGCAATTCAGACACAAAACTACGGCTTGCAACGCCGCCAACCGGGATCTGACTCAGCTACACCAGCTCCCTCAACCCACAGCCACTCCAACCCCTGGGACTTGGACGACATTGACAACCCATACCGCGATGAACATGGTAGCATGACCTCAACCAGCCCCAGTGATGGACCACGGTCGAATCCGCTTATCATGAGTGCTACGGAGCCAAAGAGCAACGACTCCTGGGACCTCACCCCCCGACGGAATCATGAGCGTATCGCTAGTAACGAGACAGAGGCTGAGCATGAGGCGTTTCAGCGTGACCTTGCGCAAAGGCAGCGTCTGATCCAAGAGAATCTTCGTGCCAAGGCAGAAGGTCGGTCTCTTAGTCCTGCACCTGGACCATCTGGAGGCTTGAAGAACGCGTTGAACATGCTCCGCGCAAAGTCGAGCCGTGAATCATTCGCCACAGTGGACGTCTCTAGCAAGTCGGTGAGGAAACTCGCCCTTGGCGGAGCTTCTGGGAATGTCAGCAGCATCTCACTCGCCGGTCAGAATGGAGGTGATGTGGCAGGTCTACGATCGAAGCCGTCACGACTCCTTCAACAAAGCGAGCAGGATGCTCAGCGTGAACATGAATACCGACAACGGTCAGGAACGGATAGCAATCGGACTGGTCGTCCCACAGGTCGATCCGGGCCCATGTCTACCAGAAGCTCGACACGAGAGCGTTCGAGTTCTGGAACGTCTTCAGGCCGTTCTCGTAGCCGTACCGACCAGTACCGTGATGACTTGGACCAAGCCATGACCGAGGGGTCGCGAGGCGCATACCCAGCCAACACGCTCCCATCGGTTTCTGGATACAGCGCTCATTCTACACCGCCACTTCCTACCGAAAGACCGTCTCTTGATTCGCAGGGTCGTATGCGGTCGCGTAGCAACAGCAAAACCACTGCCGCAAACTATTTCGAGTCAAAACATCTTCAGCCCATCCAAACCAATGGCGGAGCAGGCCAAAATTCTCGCTCCCCTCTTCAGGGCAAGTTCTCCCCGGGGCTACCCGTATCACCCAGACCTTCCCCAGGCGGCTTCAACATGAGCGGCAATGGTCAACCACAGTCGACGTCACCGATGCCTCCATTCTCTGCTAATGATACTCCTCCGGTGTCCACCCCTACGACACCCAGTTCGACGGCCTTCAACCCAAAGACTGTACAGCCCTTCAATAAGCAGGGTCCACTACGCAAGAAGTCCGTTGTGAAGTCAGAAATCGGGGAGCCTGTCTTCATTTCCACAACATCTGTCATTGACACGATCAATCTTCCACCAGGTGCATCTCTCAAGAACGGCGCAGAAGTCAACGCTCCACCTGTTCCACCGATCAACCCCATGAGACGTCGTTTCGGATTTGGCCGTGGTGAGGCGCAAAGCCCATCTAGCCCATCGCCGTATGATCCTGCGGTACAGCATGGCATGGAGGGTCTGCGCGCACCTTACTCTGAAGCTTTCCGCAGCGAATCATCCGATGCAGTCCACCAGGCTGCGCCCAAGAGCAGGCTGCGAAAGACGTCGAGCGAGGGCAAGAGTCTGCGGGGAGATGGACCAAGCCAATCTGGACCGTCTCCGGCGATGCCCCAAAACGGGTTCACAGAGCGCAACAATTCACCACCGCGTGCTATCAATGGTCAACCGCTCGTTCAACAACCTATGGAGGGTGGTATGTTCTAG
- a CDS encoding SOG2 domain containing protein — translation MYKALKDLNSNGDYANAALAWTAFIDLRAETQPTVRNYIGKFRETINDITVQGITLGWKKPSAVPGTSADRDVEDLLIIHFLHGLARVLPQWVEARNNDLRQGHTWSVDTLVASLEDHLRHALDEPVKTFLSVSKQAEEKRNSTPTPSSLPTRNNNQQKRTPQPKLHPSLTPDNVKKRTADNAAKKAAAAAARTNVTVAKNSNDDDADQYDAHSYVTVATFVSPTLLKKAVSNHDYQQRYCYNTAANQHVFNNRSKFHEYALIDNDVHGSTGSTTAAGVGTVRLEVVKANGTIEKISLQNVLYCPDFATNVIS, via the exons ATGTACAAGGCTCTCAAGGACCTCAACAGCAACGGTGACTACGCCAATGCTGCTCTCGCGTGGACTGCCTTCATCGACCTCCGCGCTGAGACCCAacccacagtccgcaacTATATTGGAAAGTTTCGCGAGACGATCAATGATATCACGGTACAAGGCATCACACTTGGATGGAAGAAGCCTTCAGCAGTACCTGGTACATCCGCCGACCGCGACGTCGAAGACCTGCTCATCATCCACTTCCTTCACGGCTTAGCTCGTGTACTCCCACAGTGGGTAGAAGCTCGCAATAACGACCTCCGTCAAGGCCATACATGGTCTGTTGACACGCTCGTGGCGTCACTCGAGGATCACCTACGCCATGCCCTAGATGAGCCCGTGAAGACTTTTCTCTCCGTCTCTAAACAAGCGGAGGAGAAGCGC AACTCTACTCCCACTCCTTCGTCTCTGCCGACGCGCAATAACAACCAACAGAAGCGTACTCCTCAGCCT AAACTTCACCCTTCTCTCACCCCAGATAACGTTAAGAAGCGCACCGCAGACAATGCCGCTAAGAAGGCCGCAGctgcagcagctcgtacAAACGTTACAGTGGCCAAGAACAGCAACGACGACGATGCTGATCAGTACGATGCTCACTCATACGTGACAGTCGCCACCTTCGTCTCTCCGACTCTCCTCAAGAAGGCAGTCTCCAATCACGACTATCAACAGCGGTACTGCTATAACACCGCCGCCAACCAGCACGTCTTCAATAACCGCTCGAAGTTTCACGAATACGCTCTAATCGACAATGACGTACACGGTTCTACTGGATCAACCACCGCCGCCGGCGTTGGCACTGTACGCCTTGAAGTCGTCAAAGCTAACGGAACAATAGAGAAGATCTCACTCCAAAACGTCCTCTACTGCCCCGATTTTGCCACCAACGTTATCTCCTAA
- a CDS encoding Dimer-Tnp-hAT domain containing protein, producing MEPSTPTSPSPSNIIRLDLTSLTPSPIPTSSPTPILSPTPIQYHESPDEFVQGGITYVKRAIIARKDFRQGTSHIWKYGLQYIRDSDKKEVYYCHECRVGKSKQELFVINGTSRIRNHLEQKHQIDPQSGIKRKGSVRKSIIDQQKDGAASSIFFWKESVEKFKELLIRWIVYCHIAFFQLENQYFRELLLFLNPALLNHLPKAAKTIRSWVMNAFISKKQQLREDLHHSRSRISISFDLWTSPNPYAILGVVAMWIDTTGMRRVTALGMRRIYGEHTGENLGSVVLELLEEYDISGDQIGYFMLDNASANDTAVEFILKDLCPWMKSKQRRHRRLRCLGHVINLCCQAFLMGRNCEKYLAKLEKHHQRGDYTKVEELWKKFGCLGRLHNLVRYIRLTPQRREEFATIIIGGDLSQFDGLELIQNNSTRWNSWFYSITRALNVRERLELFSARHVPGKGSVGIANFKLDGQHWFELGKIELALKDFYAATLLSEGKKTSLADWFSTLDCLLREISETKDHYHDIHTEDDNNFTWKYLQGCADAAWLKCVEYYNNQQLNWQNRFPEDTDLPPAYYAAQILDPYRKCGWFRQEWVLHGDEEKKRWFENAQLAVKHLWETEYKGRYPVEMLPPPARKERDPDPAFDRQREHKRIRIDAPVSTTDLYEQYISTDRLHNEEAGCNEAIAYWLSRYDSQRDLARFALDMFAISPMSDECERLFSSAKLTIVDRRGRLKADIIEACECLRAWYGKPQAEGNSDIEDSENEDD from the coding sequence atggagccttcaacaccaacctcaccgtccccatcgaatattataagactagatttaacgtctcttactccatctcctatccccacgtcatcacccacccctatactatcacccactcctattcaatatcacgaatctccagatgagttcgtgcagggcggtatcacgtacgtgaaacgtgcaataattgcaaggaaggatttccgtcaaggtacatcacacatctggaagtacggactccaatacattcgagatagcgataagaaagaggtgtattactgccatgagtgcagggttgggaagagcaagcaagagttgtttgtcatcaatggcacttctaggatccggaatcacctggaacagaagcaccagattgatccccagagtggcatcaagcgaaagggttctgtacggaagtctataatcgaccagcaaaaggatggggctgcttccagcatctttttctggaaggagtcagtagagaagtttaaagagcttctaattcgttggattgtgtactgccatatcgccttctttcaattagagaaccagtactttcgtgaactactcctctttttaaatccggcactactcaaccacctcccgaaggctgcgaagactatccgaagctgggtaatgaatgcattcatatcgaagaagcaacagcttagggaggacctacaccattcacggagtaggatctctatctcctttgatctctggacttcaccaaacccttacgctatcctaggcgtcgtcgctatgtggattgatactaccggcatgcgacgtgttaccgctttaggtatgcgacgtatatacggcgaacatactggagagaatcttggatcggtggtccttgaattgctggaagaatacgacattagcggagatcagattggatactttatgctggataatgcctcggcaaatgataccgctgttgagtttatactcaaggatctctgcccatggatgaagtcaaaacaacgtcgtcatcgccggctgcgttgcttgggccatgtcatcaacctctgttgccaggcgttccttatggggcgaaactgtgagaagtatcttgcgaagctggagaagcatcatcaacgtggcgactatacgaaggtggaagagctctggaagaagttcggatgtttgggtcgtcttcacaacctggtgcgatacatcaggcttactccacaacggcgtgaggagtttgctacaattattatcggcggagatctttcgcaattcgacgggcttgagcttatccagaacaactcgacccgctggaactcatggttttattcgattacacgtgcattaaatgttcgagaacgtttagagctcttctcggctcgtcatgtacctggaaagggctccgtagggatcgcgaactttaagcttgatggacagcactggtttgagcttggaaagattgaactcgctctcaaagacttctatgctgcaactttgctttctgaaggtaagaagacgtcacttgcggactggttttcaactttggactgccttctccgggagataagcgagacgaaggatcactaccacgacatccacactgaggacgataacaactttacatggaagtaccttcaaggctgcgctgatgctgcttggttaaagtgcgttgagtactataacaatcagcagctgaattggcaaaatcgattccctgaagatactgaccttccaccggcatattatgcggctcaaatccttgatccatatcgcaagtgtggatggttcaggcaagagtgggttcttcatggcgacgaagagaagaagaggtggtttgaaaacgcacaattagcggtgaagcatctctgggagacagagtataagggaaggtaccctgtcgagatgctgccaccaccagccaggaaggagagagatcctgacccagcatttgatcgccagcgggaacataagcgcattcgaatagacgctccagtttctacaactgatttgtatgaacaatacatctctactgaccggcttcataacgaagaggcaggttgcaatgaggctattgcgtactggctatctcgctacgactcccaacgagatctcgctcgcttcgctctagacatgtttgcgatctcgcctatgtcggatgaatgcgaacgtctttttagtagcgcgaagcttactatcgtcgatcgccgtggtaggctgaaggcagatattatagaagcgtgcgagtgtctccgggcctggtatggaaagccccaagctgaggggaacagcgatatcgaggatagtgagaacgaagacgactag